The window GAATAAGCATAGTGACGAGAATGTTGTcagtgtatatataaatgtaggACCATAGGAAGGAcaggaaaaacaaaggaagtaagttaaaaatgttcaaatgGTGAATTGCGAAAAATAGGGAAGAAAAGGTAACGGCGTAATGTATATGCATGAACAAATTCAAACTCTTCAGtacaaaaaaacgataaatgaattcctcaaaaaaaggcgcacTAAAACAGGGACTAATAATGCACAGCAGAGTTGAAACGAACTCTCTTCCGCTAACAATGTCATCTATACTGTTGTCCACGTACACCTCGTCTTGCGCCTCCCCCATGAAAcgatttattataaaattgttcAGCAAATCCACAATGCTGAATACGAAGTGGGAAAAGACGTACCCGTAGATTACCTCAAAGTACCAGCTGTCCTTGTGGCGCAAATTCAAATTGCTTTCATTGTTTAGGAAGTAGGGGTACAGCAACTGCTTAAACACGACGATGCTACACGCTACCCATATGAAGTGCCCGGTCAGGATCTGCGGGAGGGAGCGGAAAAAGTGTATAGGTGTACACCGCGAAGTGGCACATGTATAACGGTGGACACACGGCAGCGCCCACCCAGGTGTTTCGCAAAGTCTGCAACTCCTTGATCATTGCGCATGACTCGACGGGGGAAGACTATTTATGTTAGCCGAGCCTGCACACGATCAGCATCCCAACCTGTAGCGACTTCACCACGTTATCCGAGCGGGGGTGACTGAACAGTTTCCACAGCGTCAAGATGCGCTCCGTGTATATGGACACGTAGCCTACGGAGGGGGGAtggtcgaaaaaaaaatgagcaggtggaaaaacaaaaaggagagagcACTCAACAGTGGAGCACACAGAGATGAGAGCATTGGGTGCACCGTGCAGTATGCAGAGTTGATCGAATCGGGTGAACTGTTCACTGGCTGTACACTCGTCACACAACTCACCGGACAAGACGTAGGATGCAAtcaagaagaagcagacgGAGAGGATGTTTTTCCTCTTATGGTCCTGTAGCTTGATGGTAAATCGGTTCAACTGTAACCTCTGCTTGAAGCTGTGAAAGTGGGCCTTGAaacgtttgaaaaaaaatatggacatTAAGAAAAAGAGCGTGTTGTTCATGTCTAGGCTCATCAAAATATTGGAATGGTTTGGAATTAACTGATAGGGGAATAATATGAGGAAGTGACGAGATAGCATATAAaagtggagaagaaaaaatgacacagaaatggctagctggctagctaacgaatttgaaaataaattatcctGAATGGAGATTAGACCACTTTTAACTAATTCGAATGTCTTCCTCAGTCGCCTACAATTTCGATGGTAGAATTCGCTTAGGGTATTCTTTGCTCCATTCTGTGCTGCATCAATGGGAGGTTTGCCCTCCCAATGGTCTGATGAATGAgctcgaaattttttaaatttaaaaaattgtttcctCACTAGAAATGCACTCGATTTGACTTCCTTCttgttttctcctcttccccATGGGCATGTCActattatgtttttttttacgttgaAGCACCCGACGTACAACTGCAGAATTAGGccaatgcaaaaaaaaggaagcatcATCTTTCGTCTGTTAACATTTTCGTTGCGTGTGTGTCTGTGTGCGGGGGCGTCTCTTCTATTcgtctcttcattttgggcCGCTCCTCGCGGGGGCTCCACCCGTTGGCTCGAATCCCTTCCGCAGCGTTCCGTCGATAGTCTTCCTTCCGCAGCGTTCCTTCGATAGCCTTCCTTCCGTAGCCTTCCTTCGATAGCGTTCCTTGGACTGGGTCCCTTGGTCTGGGTCCCTTGGTCGGTGTCCCTCGGTCAGTGTCCCTCGGTCAGTGTCCCTCGGTCAGTGCCCCTCAGTCATGGCCCCTCAGTCAGGGCCCCTCACTTTGTATCCACTAATTTTGGCACCCCTTGGCCAGCTCACCTGCTACTGCAGCTCCAATTAGCtgattcctttttcccccgaTTGGCTCTCCCCGAACGGGAACAGATGTAACTACCGCTTTGCTATGACGATCGGGTGGgagacgttttttttctctcggCTCTTCTCTACCGGAAAAGGGTTCGCTCCTCTCGCCTGAACACTGCAGgtgaattggaaaaaaaagtgcgacCGTGAAACGCGTCGTATGAACACCATTTAGTGCGGCTCCAGGGGTCTCCAACTTGGTGAGCAGTGGGGATGTGCAAAAACGCATCCTTTAAGTCATGCACAATGCTTAGCACAGAGCGGCGGAGCGGAGGAGAGACGTAACCTGCCACGCCACAGGAGTGGGATGCACAAGCAAAAGCGCGGagttgtgaagaaaaaaaaaaaactcgacCAAAAATTTTGCCCCAGTTTTGACGCCAACCGGTTAGAAACGCAGTGGAGAAGCCTCCccgatttttttaagctcTCCAATTAGTTAATCCTTTCTTGCTTGCAAATTTAGGATGCGAGTTGGGGACCACAAGATGAAGCAACTCATTGATCACGTAGGAGTAGCCTCTCCCAAACCTGACAACAACGCAGGCGTCATATTCGACATAGCTTCGCACATCGGAGAACTACCTCCTTCACGCGAAAGAGCATACCTGTGCATGGACTCCCCCACCGATATAGAGTAACCTCTCCGCCGCCCCACCCGAATGGATCAGCACGCCGTCTTAAAGGAGATAAAAGAAAGCAAGAACAACTGCGAGGCCTTCTTTGAGCGGCACTTTAGGGGTCTCCTACCACGTGGAAGAGCGATCGAACATGAGGAGGGGATCACCACAAAAGAATCGgaggaattacaaaaaagagTGGACTCTTTGTGGGAAGCAGTAAAAGCGGAGAAGGAGTACATAGATGGGGAGATAAACGCCGAGGTAGAAAAGTACAGAGGGATGGCGATCGAAATGAAAACACATGTAGAAGGTATGCAGCTTGAAATGGGGAAGCTGTTCAGTAACATGAAGGTGGCAGATAGGAAGGTGACAGATCGGAAGGTGACTGCTGGGGAATGCGCCCCGGGTGGGGAATACGCCCCGGATGGGGAATGCTACCTTGATGGGGGTGTACAAacaggggggagaaataaCTGGAAAAGTGCTACCTCGTTCAGTAGCGATAGCGGCAGCAGTGGGAACGCAGAAGTGAGCTGCCACCCTGGGGAAGGTCCCCATTACGAAACGCACGAACTGGAAAGCGTACTGAGAAAAAGCATCGACGCGAAGAGCAGGCTGGAGAATATCAAAAGAGGGTTACTCTTTTTGAAGACATTCCcatccttaaaaaaaaacatgaacgAATTATTcttaattgtaaaaaatgtacagctagacataaatgaaaaaa of the Plasmodium cynomolgi strain B DNA, chromosome 7, whole genome shotgun sequence genome contains:
- a CDS encoding hypothetical protein (putative); translated protein: MMLPFFCIGLILQLYVGCFNVKKNIIVTCPWGRGENKKEVKSSAFLVRKQFFKFKKFRAHSSDHWEGKPPIDAAQNGAKNTLSEFYHRNCRRLRKTFELVKSGLISIQDNLFSNSLASQLAISVSFFLLHFYMLSRHFLILFPYQLIPNHSNILMSLDMNNTLFFLMSIFFFKRFKAHFHSFKQRLQLNRFTIKLQDHKRKNILSVCFFLIASYVLSGYVSIYTERILTLWKLFSHPRSDNVVKSLQILTGHFIWVACSIVVFKQLLYPYFLNNESNLNLRHKDSWYFEVIYGYVFSHFVFSIVDLLNNFIINRFMGEAQDEVYVDNSIDDIVSGREFVSTLLCIISPCFSAPFFEEFIYRFFVLKSLNLFMHIHYAVTFSSLFFAIHHLNIFNLLPLFFLSFL